Part of the Paenibacillus terrae HPL-003 genome is shown below.
ACTTTCTCCACGCTTAGCTCCATCTCCGCAGCCACTTCTTCTGGCGTAGGTTCACGCCCCAGCTCTTGCAACAGTTGACGAGATACCCGAATCAACTTGTTGATCGTTTCCACCATGTGCACAGGAATACGGATTGTTCTCGCCTGATCGGCTATAGCGCGCGTAATGGCCTGACGAATCCACCAGGTTGCATACGTACTGAATTTAAATCCTTTTTCGTAATCAAATTTTTCTACCGCCTTAATCAGACCCATGTTACCTTCCTGAATCAGATCCAGGAAAAGCATTCCACGGCCAACATAACGCTTGGCAATACTTACAACCAGACGCAAATTCGCTTCTGCGAGTCGACGTTTGGCTTCTTCATCACCATTGTTGATCCGTTTCGCCAGCTCCACCTCATCATCAGCGGAAAGAAGCGGTACACGGCCGATTTCCTTCAAGTACATCCGGACCGGATCATTGATTTTAATACCGGGAGGCAGGCTCAGATCGTCATCGTAGTTAAAGTCATCCCCGTCGTTGTTTTCCGGGTCGTCGTTTTGACGCAATCTGGTAACTTCTTCGTCGTTATCGTTTACAACCTCAATCCCCAAGTCACCCAGCTGCTCATAAAACTCATCCATTTGCTCGGGGTCCTGATCAAACGACGATAGTTTTTCCATGATATCTTTGTAGTTCAGAGAGGAACTTTTTTTACCCAACTCAATCAATTGATCTTTAACCTGATCCAGTGTCAGTTCCGTCTCCAGTTCAGTATGCTGATCATTCGCCATCTTTCGACTCCCTCCTCCCTAGAAACATCCGACCTCTGTGTGTTCATTGTCTCTCTAGGGCTATAATCTCACTTGCAATTTGTGCTGCACGCAAAAAATCACCTAAGCGCTCAGCGGCTCTCATCTCTTCCCTCTTCAAATCCAGTTGCTCCTGCAATGGAAATTTGCGCACCTGATGAATATAATCGTCCAAAATGTGCGGTGCCCATACGCCTGGAGCATCCATCATCATGATCGAGCTTACGTTTTTCTCCAGCCGATCATCTTGCAAAGATGAAATAAAGCGGCTTGTATCTGGTAACTTTCCTTGTGCGTAATAGGCGTATAGATAAGCAGCAATTGCTGCATGATCCTCAATATTAAAAGCGTCTCCCAGATGCTGTTCTACATACTGTGCAGCTTCTAAATCCTGCATCATCCAGTGAAGCAATCTGCGTTCCGCCACATGGTAAGCCGGCAGCAGATTTGGTGTAACGACCTGCCCTTTTTTATGCCTACCATTATTCCACCGATTTTCGTTATTATCCCCAAAGTCCTGTTTTTTTTGCAGGGACTGTCGGAGTAAATTACATTCTTGCTTTAAGGTTTCAAAATCCACCTTGACTTCGGCTGACACTTCGCGCAAATACACTTCCCGCTCGGTCGGGGATGACAGAGGTGCAATGACATTTAATGCTTCGCGGGAATACGCGATTCTTCCTTCTTCCTCTTGCAGTATATGGTTTTTTTTCAGATATATAAGCTTAAATTTCACCGTTGAAACGGCACTTTCGATAATTTGGCGCTGAAACCTTTCCCCGCCGTATTGCCGGATAAAATCATCCGGGTCCATACCGTCGCTGACCAGCGCTACTTTAACGTGAAGTCCCGCATTTTCCAGCAACGGAAAATTTTTAAGCGCAGCAGCTTGTCCTGCCCGGTCACCATCATAGCAAATTATGACCTCGTCGCACAGTCCCTTTAACATCGTAGCATGATGCTCCGTCAAAGCTGTGCCCATAGCTGCCACCCCGTTCTGCACACCTGCTTCCCATGCTGAGATGACATCGCCGTATCCTTCAAAAAGGACACTCTGGCGAAGTTTGCGAATCGAAGTCTTGGCATGGTGGAGATTGTACAGGGTCCGGCTCTTGTTGAACAGCTTGGTTTCCGGTGAATTCAAATACTTGGGCTGTCCTTCACCTAGAATACGGCCCGCAAAGGCAATTACTTTTCCATTTCGGTTCCAAATAGGAAACATAATGCGATCCCTGAACCGATCCACATACCCATCATCCTCATGTCGGGGAGAGATAAGCCCACCCTTTTCCATCTCAACAGGATCGAAAGAGCGCTTCTCCAGAAACTGGACGATCGTATCCCATCGGTTAGGTGCATAGCCTATTTGAAATTGATCAATGATCTTGTCAGTAAATCCCCGTGACCGCAAATACTCCATAGCAGGTTTGCCATGCTCCGTATTCTTAAGGAGAAAATGGTACATCTTAGATGTTAGCTCGTACGCTTGCAACAACCTGTCCAACTCAGGATGCTGATGCGTTGACTCACGTCCCTGCCATTCGCCGAGAGGGATATGACTTTCTTCCGCCATTGTTCTGACAGCTTCGGGAAAGGATAGTCCTTCGATTTCCATCATAAATTTGATGGCATTGCCTCCCGCGCCGCAGCCGTAGCAGTAAAAAATCTGACGATCCGGTGTCACGGTGAATGAAGGGGTTTTTTCGGAATGAAAAGGACAGAGGCCTTTCATATACTTCCCCTGCTTGGTCAAATGCACGTACTTACTTACCGTATCTACGATATCATGATGCTGTAAAACCGACTCAATGATATCGTCCGGTATGTTGCCTTGTCCAGCACTCATGTTAACCACCTTCATCTCTTTAGCACGTAAATATAATTCGATACCGTTATTCATTCTCCTGCAAGAAGAGTAAAAGTTTTGTCAGTTTATGTTGAAAAACTTCACGATCCTCTGATGTAAACGGTTTAGGACCTTTTCCATAACGTCCTTTTTTCCTTTCCTTGGCAGAGGTATGACGGCGGTCGAGCATAAAATCAATCGAATCGTTTCGATACATCGTTCCGCGAAAAGACATAACCTCACAGCCTTTAGCCAAAGCGAGTGCGGCAAGACCGTAATCGTTGGTGGTTACAATATCCCCCCGGCGGATATGATTAGCAATATAGAGATCAGCGCTTTGGTCGCTCCGGTCCACTTTTACGACGGTCACGCCTCCGCTGCCCTGGATAAGATGATCATATGAAGATACCATAATAACCTGAACATGAAAACGGGAAGCTGTATCCGCAATTTCGCTTTTGACAGGACAAGCGTCTCCGTCGACAACGATCCGCACATCCGATAAACCTCCGGATATTCCCACAAGCATCCCCCATCTCCATCCGGATTCGAGTAAAATACGGAACGGCTGCAAGATCGCTCTTACACCGTTCCGTATATTTATACCCATTTTTTCAAGTTATTCATACTATTACAGCTACGATTAGCCCACGAGCTTGGAAAAATCGGCAAAACGCTTCAGCTCTCTATCAATAGCGGCCAGCAATGCCAATCGGTTATTACGGATCGCATCATCCTCAGCCATAACCATTACGGAATCAAAGAACGCTGTCACCGCAGGAGTAATAGACGAGGCAAGTGCTAAAGCTCGCGTAGCATCGCCTTCCTGCAATGCTGTAGTATAAGATTCATAAACGCCGTACCATGTTTCATAGAGCGCTTTTTCACCCTGCTCCGTAAATTCACCCGTATTAACTGATGCATGAACAGCTTTTGCAGCCAAATTACCTACACGGTTAAACGACTCTACTGTTGTCTTAAAGGTATCTCCCGTTTGTACCGCATTCATCAGAGCTGCTCCGCGATCAACGACAGAAGCAACATCATCAAATCCGGCAGCAAGCACGGCGTCTACGACGTCATAACGAAGCGTCT
Proteins encoded:
- a CDS encoding YaiI/YqxD family protein, which translates into the protein MLVGISGGLSDVRIVVDGDACPVKSEIADTASRFHVQVIMVSSYDHLIQGSGGVTVVKVDRSDQSADLYIANHIRRGDIVTTNDYGLAALALAKGCEVMSFRGTMYRNDSIDFMLDRRHTSAKERKKGRYGKGPKPFTSEDREVFQHKLTKLLLFLQENE
- the rpoD gene encoding RNA polymerase sigma factor RpoD, which translates into the protein MANDQHTELETELTLDQVKDQLIELGKKSSSLNYKDIMEKLSSFDQDPEQMDEFYEQLGDLGIEVVNDNDEEVTRLRQNDDPENNDGDDFNYDDDLSLPPGIKINDPVRMYLKEIGRVPLLSADDEVELAKRINNGDEEAKRRLAEANLRLVVSIAKRYVGRGMLFLDLIQEGNMGLIKAVEKFDYEKGFKFSTYATWWIRQAITRAIADQARTIRIPVHMVETINKLIRVSRQLLQELGREPTPEEVAAEMELSVEKVREIMKIAQEPVSLETPIGEEDDSHLGDFIEDQEALAPADAAAYELLKEQLEDVLDTLTEREENVLRLRFGLDDGRTRTLEEVGKVFGVTRERIRQIEAKALRKLRHPSRSKRLKDFLE
- the dnaG gene encoding DNA primase, coding for MNNGIELYLRAKEMKVVNMSAGQGNIPDDIIESVLQHHDIVDTVSKYVHLTKQGKYMKGLCPFHSEKTPSFTVTPDRQIFYCYGCGAGGNAIKFMMEIEGLSFPEAVRTMAEESHIPLGEWQGRESTHQHPELDRLLQAYELTSKMYHFLLKNTEHGKPAMEYLRSRGFTDKIIDQFQIGYAPNRWDTIVQFLEKRSFDPVEMEKGGLISPRHEDDGYVDRFRDRIMFPIWNRNGKVIAFAGRILGEGQPKYLNSPETKLFNKSRTLYNLHHAKTSIRKLRQSVLFEGYGDVISAWEAGVQNGVAAMGTALTEHHATMLKGLCDEVIICYDGDRAGQAAALKNFPLLENAGLHVKVALVSDGMDPDDFIRQYGGERFQRQIIESAVSTVKFKLIYLKKNHILQEEEGRIAYSREALNVIAPLSSPTEREVYLREVSAEVKVDFETLKQECNLLRQSLQKKQDFGDNNENRWNNGRHKKGQVVTPNLLPAYHVAERRLLHWMMQDLEAAQYVEQHLGDAFNIEDHAAIAAYLYAYYAQGKLPDTSRFISSLQDDRLEKNVSSIMMMDAPGVWAPHILDDYIHQVRKFPLQEQLDLKREEMRAAERLGDFLRAAQIASEIIALERQ